ACCAGCACCTCGTCACCACTCTCGACCAGGTTGGCAAAGCCCGCCTCCATTCCCAGGCTGCCCGTCCCGGCCACGAGCGCGGTAAAAGCTTCGGGCGCGGTACCGTACAAAACCCGCAGGTCAGCCTGGATTTCCGCATTGAGCGCGAAGAGTTCCGGGTCCATATGACCGATCATCGGGCGCATCAGGGCTTCGCGCGCGTCCGGATGGATGGGAGTCGGTCCGGGAGTCAGCAGCACGGGTTCAGGCAGGCTGGGGCGCATATTCCGTGCAGTGTAGCGTCCGGCTGCACGCGCCTGGAGCAAGTTGTTCACACCAGCACGCCCACGGTGCAGGTGCGCGCTTCAGATGCTCGCTGCGAGACACGCGACGGTCTGCCGGGCGATCTCCCCTTCCTCGTCGGTGGGAATCACCAGCGCGTGCGGGGGCGTCAGGGTGACTTGGGTGTCGCCCCGTTGGTTGGCGTCTTCATCGAGCTGAAACCCAAAAGCTTCCAGTCCGCGAATGACCTCCGAACGGGTCCAGGCGTCGTTTTCACCCACACCTCCGGTGAAGATCAGCGCGTCGATGCCGCCGAGAACGGCCACGTACGCGCCGACCTGCTGCCGCAGGCGGTACACCATCACCTGCAAGGCGAGTTCTGCGCGCTCGTGCGCTTCCTGACGTGCCCGGTGCAGATCACGCAGATCGTTTGACAGGCCACTGAGACCCAGCAGCCCACTTTCGCGGTTGAGAATAGCGCTGGCCCGCGCCGCTCCTTCGCGCTCCGCGAGCCACAGTGCCACGGCAGGATCGAGGTCGCCGCTGCGGGTGCCCATCACCAGCCCTTCGAGCGGGGTGAACCCCATGCTGGTATCGATCGACAGACCTCCACGCACGGCGCAGGCACTGGCGCCGTTTCCCAGGTGCAGGCTGACGAGCCGCAGTTCGCTCAACGGACGTTGAAGATGGCGGGCCGCTTCGCGCGTCACGTAGGCGTGGCTGGTGCCGTGAAAGCCGTAGCGGCGCACGCCGTGTTCCTCGTAAAGGGCATACGGCAAGGCGTACAGGTACGCTTCACGCGGCAGGGTCGCGTGAAAGGCGGTGTCGAAGACACCGACGTTGGGAATCCCGGGCAGCATCTCGAGCGCCGCGCGGATGCCCGCCAGCGCCGGTGGGTTGTGCAGTGGCGCGAGCGGCGTCATGGCCTCCAGCACCCGCAGCTCCGCGGCGTCGAGCCGGGTGGGCGCGCGAAAGCGCTCGCCCCCGTGCACCACGCGGTGACCGATCACCTTGATATCCCCCACGGGCAACTCGCTCACGACGCGCTTCAGGGCCGCGCGGTGGTCGGGGACGTCCGCTTCTCCGATCCGCTCGACAAGCCCTTTGTGCAGCACGCGCAGGTCGTCTGCGCCGAGAAGCTTGTACTTCAGGCTGCTCGAGCCGGCATTGAGTACGAGAACGCTCAAGGATGTCCTCCAGAAGACGACTTAGTGAATATATTCACGATAAGCAGGGCTCGTGAATTGTTTAGCTCCGGTCAACGGGTTCTGCCGTATAGCCGCCTTTCGGCGATTCTTTCAGGCGGGCGAACGGCCGGTGCGCGTCATGAGGCACGGCGATAATGGCGTTCTCGGCGGCCCAGCGCGGAAAGAACTGCTTACGCACCCCGAGCGTCGTCACCGGATACAGGTCGTAACCCATGATGTAGGGATACGGCAGGTGAGCGAAGGTGGGCAGCAGGTCTGCCGTGTACACCAGCGTCTCGCCTTCCGAGCGAAGCACCACGCCCTGCTGGCCCAGGTTATGACCGGGCAACGGGATTACGCTGAGGCCGGGAAGCAGCTCGGCTTCCCCTTCGACGATTTCGAAGAGGCCGGCTCGCTCGACGGGCTCGATGTACTCGCTCAGATAGCTCGCGCGGTTGCGCTCGTGGGAATGCGTCGCGTCGTACAGATCCTGTGCCTGCACCACGTAGGCGGCGCGCGGAAAGGTCGGCGTGCCGTCGACCGTGACGTTACGCCCGGCATGATCGAAATGCAGGTGGGTGTTGATGACCAGATCAATATCGCCGGGAGTCAGGCCGAGGGCGTGCAAGCCGTCGAAAACCGTCTCGTCGCGCTCGACGGCGTACAGCGCTTCGAACTTGTCACCACCGCGGTCCCAGAAGCCGGTTTCGATCAGCACGTTGCGTCCGCCAAGCTGAATCAGCAACGGGTTGATGCGCAGCTGGATGCGGTTGTGCTCGTCGGGCGGCGCGACCTTCTGCCACAGCGCCCGGGGCACCACCCCGAACATCGCGCCGCCGTCCAGCCGGAAGCGGCCATCGGTGAGCGAGGTGACGCGCGCCTGACCAATTTTGAGGGAGTGAAGCCACATGCGCCGAGCCTAGCATTCACCGTCCACCGTCGCCGCGTGCTCAGAGCGGCGCGAAGGGAGACGACTGGCGCGCCGAGAACAGGCGTTCGTGGTACTGACCGGCCTGCGCGTCGGTCATATCGGCAATGAAATCACAGACCATGCGGGCCCGGGCGCGCTCGGACACCGTGTCCTGGAGTGCCGAGCGCATCGCAGGCGGCAACACGGCCGCGCGGATGTCCTCCAGATCGCCCAGCGCCGTTTCAAGGAGCAACTCGAACAGGTCGCGCACAATTCGCACTGCCTGGCGGGCCTGCACGCCCGTGCGCTGGTCACGCAGCACCAGCTCCTGCGTGATGGCCTTCAGGATGGTGCATTCCTGGCGGTCCTCGTCGGGCACCAGCAACGCGAAGTCAAAGCTGCTCTGCGCCACGTGGCCACCTTCCGTCAGGGGTGCCACACGCGTTCCGGTGACAAAGCGGTGCACATACGAAGCGCCCACCTCGCGCACCCGGGCGGTGCTGGGGGCGGCACTCCAGCCGTCGTCGAGACGCGACCACAGCGAGTGCAGCACGTGCAGCACCAGATCGTCGCTCAGGGCCGGGTCGCTTCTTCGGGCACGCCGCGCGACGCGCTCCACCACCTCGCGTGAACGCAGTGAATGCGCGCTCAAGAGCTGCGAGGTCAGGCTGTCCTCCAGGTCGTGCAGCGAGTAGGCGATGTCATCGGCCCAGTCCATGATCTGGCAGATCACGCTGCGCGACGGCGTGTGGCGCTGCGCCTCGGACACCCCAGCGTACAGCCAGTGGGTATAGTCATCGGCGTCGTCCTCGTACAGGGCCGGCAGACCGTGATGACCGCCCGGATACTTCAGTACCCCCAGCAGCGTGGCGCGCGTGACGTTCACGCCCGGGTGTCGGGTGGTCAGCGGTTCCAGGCGGGTCAGAATGCGCACCGTCTGCGCGTTGCCCTCGAAGCCGCCGTAGGGAGCCATGCAGGCGGCCAGGGCGTCCTCGCCGTTGTGACCGAACGGTGGGTGCCCGAGGTCGTGGGCCAGTGCGGCCGCCTCGGCCAGGCTGCCGGGCAAGCCGTGATTGCTGGCCAACGCACGAGCGATCTGCGCTACTTCCATGGCATGGGTTACCCGCGTGCGCAGGTAGCCCGACCAGCCCGCCGCGAAAATCTGACTCTTGCCCTGCAGACGCCGAAAGGCCGCGCTGTGGACGATGCGCGCCCGGTCGCGTTCGTACGGATCGCGCAGGTCGCCTTCGGCAGCCGCTTCGGTGGCAAACCGCCGCTCGGTGTCGTGCGCGTTGAACCAGTCGTAAGCAGTGGGCGCCAGAGAAGTCATGAGGGAAGTCTAGAGGGTGCGCAGGCTGTCAGGTCAGGAAAAAGCTGAAGCCATCTCCAGAGATGAACGGTGCAGCCAACCGCGCTTCAGGCGCCGCGCACGCAACCAGCGCGGATTTCCCGCGCCAGCTCGCCCACACCACCGGGCTGCCGGGCTGCGGTCACCAGCGCGCTGCCCACCACCACACCGTCTGCCACGCGCGCCACGGCCTGGGCGGACGCGCGGTCCGCGACCCCGAAGCCCACCGCGATCGGCTTGTCAGTGAAGCGGCGTGCCAGCTCCAGCATGGCCGGAACCTCGTGCAGGGCGCTGCCCGAACGCGCGCCTGTCACGCCCGTGACGCTCACGGCATACAGAAAACCGGTGGTGGCACCCGCGACCAGCTCAATGCGCTCGGGCGTGCTGGTCGGGGCAATCAGAAAGGTCAGGCGCAGACCGTGGGCGGCGGCCAGCTCGCGCAGCTCGTGCGCCTCGTCGGGTGGCAGGTCGGGCAGAATGAGGCCGTCCACCCCGGCTGCCACGGCTTCGCGCACGAAGCGCTCCTCGCCCCAGGCCAGGATCGGGTTGTAGTAGGTCATGATGACAAGCGGTTTGTCGGTGACGCTGCGCAGCGAGCGGGCCGCCTCGAACGTCCGCGCGATGGTGGCGCCCCCCCGCAGCGCGACTTCGCTGGCCTGCTGAATGGTCGGGCCGTCTCCCAGCGGGTCGGAGTACGGCAGACCGATTTCGAGCAGATCGGCGTGGGCCAGCAGCGTGCGCGCTTCGCGCTGAAAGGCGGCCTGGTCCGGGTAATCGGCAGGCAGGTAGCCGATGAACGCGGCGCGTCCTTCGGCCTGTGCGGCGTCAAACGCACTCTGGATGCGGTTCTGGGCACTGTTCTGGGTGGCGGTCATGCGAGTCTGGCCTCCCGCTCGACTTCCTGAATTGCTTCACGGCTTTCCAGGTCGAGTTCGCGCTGCAGCAGGCGCATCGCTTCGGTCACATCCTTGTCGCCACGGCCCGAAAGGTTCACGACGATGATCTGGTCGGCTGGCATCTGGGGCGCGAGCTTCATGACGTGGGCGATGGCGTGCGCGGTTTCGAGGGCCGGGATGATCCCCTCGGACCGTGTGAAGGTTTTGAAGGCGGCGAGCGCCTCGTCGTCGGTGACGGGCACGTACTCGGCGAGCCCGTAGCGCGCGTAAAAGCTGTGCTCGGGTCCGATGCCCGGGTAATCGAGACCCGCCGAGATGCTGTGCGCCGGCACGATCTGACCGTTCTCGTCAAAGAGCAGGTACATCTTGGCGCCGTGCAGCACGCCGACTTTGCCGCCACCGACGCTGGCGGCGTGGCGACCGCTCTCCAGGCCCTCGCCTGCCGCCTCGACACCGATCAGCCGTGGGCGTTGCTCTTCGGGCAGGTAAGCAAACGGCGCGAAGATACCGATGGCGTT
The Deinococcus peraridilitoris DSM 19664 genome window above contains:
- a CDS encoding deoxyguanosinetriphosphate triphosphohydrolase family protein, which codes for MTSLAPTAYDWFNAHDTERRFATEAAAEGDLRDPYERDRARIVHSAAFRRLQGKSQIFAAGWSGYLRTRVTHAMEVAQIARALASNHGLPGSLAEAAALAHDLGHPPFGHNGEDALAACMAPYGGFEGNAQTVRILTRLEPLTTRHPGVNVTRATLLGVLKYPGGHHGLPALYEDDADDYTHWLYAGVSEAQRHTPSRSVICQIMDWADDIAYSLHDLEDSLTSQLLSAHSLRSREVVERVARRARRSDPALSDDLVLHVLHSLWSRLDDGWSAAPSTARVREVGASYVHRFVTGTRVAPLTEGGHVAQSSFDFALLVPDEDRQECTILKAITQELVLRDQRTGVQARQAVRIVRDLFELLLETALGDLEDIRAAVLPPAMRSALQDTVSERARARMVCDFIADMTDAQAGQYHERLFSARQSSPFAPL
- a CDS encoding acetate/propionate family kinase is translated as MSVLVLNAGSSSLKYKLLGADDLRVLHKGLVERIGEADVPDHRAALKRVVSELPVGDIKVIGHRVVHGGERFRAPTRLDAAELRVLEAMTPLAPLHNPPALAGIRAALEMLPGIPNVGVFDTAFHATLPREAYLYALPYALYEEHGVRRYGFHGTSHAYVTREAARHLQRPLSELRLVSLHLGNGASACAVRGGLSIDTSMGFTPLEGLVMGTRSGDLDPAVALWLAEREGAARASAILNRESGLLGLSGLSNDLRDLHRARQEAHERAELALQVMVYRLRQQVGAYVAVLGGIDALIFTGGVGENDAWTRSEVIRGLEAFGFQLDEDANQRGDTQVTLTPPHALVIPTDEEGEIARQTVACLAASI
- the trpA gene encoding tryptophan synthase subunit alpha, which produces MTATQNSAQNRIQSAFDAAQAEGRAAFIGYLPADYPDQAAFQREARTLLAHADLLEIGLPYSDPLGDGPTIQQASEVALRGGATIARTFEAARSLRSVTDKPLVIMTYYNPILAWGEERFVREAVAAGVDGLILPDLPPDEAHELRELAAAHGLRLTFLIAPTSTPERIELVAGATTGFLYAVSVTGVTGARSGSALHEVPAMLELARRFTDKPIAVGFGVADRASAQAVARVADGVVVGSALVTAARQPGGVGELAREIRAGCVRGA
- a CDS encoding MBL fold metallo-hydrolase, which produces MWLHSLKIGQARVTSLTDGRFRLDGGAMFGVVPRALWQKVAPPDEHNRIQLRINPLLIQLGGRNVLIETGFWDRGGDKFEALYAVERDETVFDGLHALGLTPGDIDLVINTHLHFDHAGRNVTVDGTPTFPRAAYVVQAQDLYDATHSHERNRASYLSEYIEPVERAGLFEIVEGEAELLPGLSVIPLPGHNLGQQGVVLRSEGETLVYTADLLPTFAHLPYPYIMGYDLYPVTTLGVRKQFFPRWAAENAIIAVPHDAHRPFARLKESPKGGYTAEPVDRS